In Arachis hypogaea cultivar Tifrunner chromosome 2, arahy.Tifrunner.gnm2.J5K5, whole genome shotgun sequence, a genomic segment contains:
- the LOC140176562 gene encoding uncharacterized protein: MERALQAQHVPYNQYLEFAAYQLVGEAQPWWQVECRLLQLQNAEVPWDVFRTAFYRKYFPEFVREAKEMELMQLKQGSMSVAEYTNKFEELCRFSRVCQGDPETFESWRCIKYQRGLKDSIMTAVAPMEICVFSDLVNKARVVEEYAKTVPASKKNTHDQFQCRKGKGSQSGCSNCGLPGHIARDCTRGKNPSAGQSQYQGRVFAVNTKDAFKANPLMRGICLFGDKTLIVLYDTRASHSFISFAKVEELGLKVSELPFDLHVHTPHQIVMTRSGCRQVGFKLEGRDLTIRFIPKGESGAIIAAGYYLNSIVVRCSGKEYQGYILLTANASGDTQVLEQILVVRDFLKVFLEDIPEFPPQREIEFAIDLVPGAGPVSIAPYRMAPKELVELKV; encoded by the exons ATGGAGCGTGCTTTACAGGCGCAGCATGTTCCATACAATCAGTATCTGGAGTTTGCCGCTTATCAGCTTGTAGGAGAGGCCCAGCCCTGGTGGCAAGTAGAGTGTCGTTTGCTACAGCTACAGAATGCTGAGGTTCCGTGGGATGTGTTCCGAACGGCCTTTTACAGGAAATACTTCCCTGAGTTTGTAAGGGAAGCGAAGGAGATGGAGCTAATGCAACTGAAGCAAGGTTCCATGTCTGTGGCTGAGTACACCAACAAGTTTGAAGAGCTTTGTAGGTTTTCTCGGGTGTGTCAGGGTGACCCAGAGACCTTCGAGAGTTGGAGGTGCATTAAGTACCAAAGGGGTTTGAAGGATAGCATTATGACCgctgtggctcctatggagatcTGTGTCTTCTCCGACTTGGTGAACAAAGCAAGGGTGGTGGAGGAGTATGCCAAGACTGTGCCTGCATCCAA GAAGAACACTCATGATCAGTTTCAGTGTCGCAAGGGAAAAGGAAGTCAGAGTGGGTGCTCCAACTGTGGATTGCCTGGTCATATCGCGAGGGATTGCACTCGTGGGAAGAACCCGAGTGCGGGTCAGAGCCAGTACCAGGGGCGAGTATTTGCTGTGAATACCAAGGATGCTTTCAAGGCGAATCCGTTGATGAGAGGTATCTGTTTATTTGGTGATAAGACTTTAATTGTATTATATGATACTAGAGCATCGCATTCGTTTATCTCGtttgctaaagttgaggaatTAGGCTTGAAAGTGTCAGAGTTACCTTTTGATCTACATGTACATACTCCACATCAGATAGTTATGACTAGATCAGGTTGTAGgcaagtaggtttcaagcttgagggTAGAGATCTT ACAATTCGGTTTATACCGAAAGGAGAGAGTGGAGCAATAATAGCCGCGGGATACTACCTAAACTCTATAGTGGTGCGCTGTAGTGGGAAAGAGTATCAGGGTTACATCTTGTTAACTGCTAATGCTTCAGGTGATACCCAAGTCTTAGAACAGATTCTGGTAGTTAGAGATTTTCTGAAGGTATTTCTGGAAGATATCCCTGAGTTCCCACCTCAACGGGAGATTGAGTTTGCGATAGATCTGGTGCCGGGAGCCGGACCAGTGTCGATTGCACCGTATAGGATGGCTCCAAAAGAGCTAGTCGAGTTAAAGGTTTAG
- the LOC112738085 gene encoding uncharacterized protein produces the protein MTNNRRCGLLKLVSLRNASHSSSNAKPDSHLAATLTTKKSVSGFHTNIDDAVAFFIRLINEHRTSSQLELGKILMSVVNMKEYPTAIFLFAQMEFKGIAPSMISLSMLINCFCHLGQMNSAFSALAKIIKMGHELNIITLTTLIKGFCINGKVREALRFHDKLISLGFQLDEVSYGILISSLCKMGQARAAMELLQKLESYTVKPNIVMYRTIIDGLRKDGLVNETQNLFSEMISRGVYPDVVSYNSLMHGLCCTGRLKEATQLLNDMVVKDINPDVCTYNILVDALCKDRRIIEAKQVFDMLMDRGIKPDVVTYNTLIYGYILIGKVDEAASLFGDMKKIGLALCVWSYSIMINGYCKHKRLDEAVTLFKEMPQRNLIPSTVTYNSLIDGFCKSGRIPDVQNLLEDMYARGQSPNIITYNILLDSLCKGSHLDVAIELFQKIFGKGGWSLCHTPY, from the coding sequence ATGACAAACAACAGAAGATGTGGCCTTCTCAAACTTGTTTCTCTTCGTAATGCTTCTCACTCTTCCTCAAATGCAAAACCTGACTCTCATTTGGCAGCAACGTTAACCACTAAGAAGAGTGTTTCTGGGTTCCACACTAACATTGATGATGCTGTTGCCTTTTTCATTCGCCTCATCAATGAGCACCGCACTTCATCTCAACTCGAACTTGGTAAGATTTTGATGTCTGTTGTTAACATGAAAGAATATCCCActgctatttttctttttgcaCAAATGGAGTTTAAGGGTATCGCTCCTTCCATGATTAGTCTGAGCATGTTGATCAATTGTTTTTGCCATTTGGGTCAAATGAATTCTGCTTTCTCTGCATTGGCCAAGATTATCAAGATGGGTCATGAATTGAATATCATAACACTGACCACACTCATCAAAGGGTTCTGTATAAACGGCAAGGTTAGGGAAGCCCTACGGTTTCATGACAAACTAATATCTCTAGGTTTTCAGCTTGATGAGGTTAGTTATGGGATCTTAATTAGTAGTCTATGTAAAATGGGGCAAGCAAGAGCCGCCATGGAGCTTTTGCAAAAGCTAGAGAGTTATACAGTTAAGCCTAACATAGTAATGTACAGAACAATTATTGATGGATTGCGTAAAGATGGTCTTGTAAATGAGACACAAAATTTGTTCTCAGAGATGATTTCTCGAGGAGTTTATCCTGATGTTGTCTCGTACAATTCTCTGATGCATGGTTTGTGTTGTACCGGTCGTTTAAAAGAAGCAACTCAATTGTTGAATGATATGGTTGTTAAAGACATTAACCCAGATGTATGTACCTATAACATTCTAGTCGATGCATTATGTAAAGATCGAAGAATAATAGAAGCCAAACAAGTGTTTGATATGTTGATGGACAGAGGAATCAAGCCTGACGTAGTCACATACAATACATTAATATATGGATACATTTTAATTGGCAAAGTGGATGAAGCAGCAAGTTTATTTGGTGATATGAAGAAAATTGGTCTGGCTCTTTGTGTCTGGAGTTATAGTATTATGATAAATGGATATTGTAAACACAAAAGATTGGATGAAGCTGTAACACTCTTTAAAGAGATGCCCCAGAGAAATTTGATTCCAAGTACTGTAACATATAATTCTCTTATTGATGGCTTTTGCAAATCAGGGAGAATACCTGATGTGCAAAATCTTCTTGAGGATATGTATGCTAGAGGCCAGTCCCCAAATATTATTACTTACAATATCTTGTTGGACAGTTTATGTAAAGGTAGTCATCTTGATGTTGCAattgaattatttcagaaaatttttGGCAAGGGGGGTTGGTCCTTATGCCATACACCATACTGA